The following proteins are co-located in the Bosea sp. AS-1 genome:
- the addA gene encoding double-strand break repair helicase AddA has product MKPGWIVPPLTNQRQAQAADPGLSAWVSANAGSGKTHVLVNRVLRLLLDGVPPGRMLCITYTKAAAANMANRIFKALGNWATLDAEALRRALTQLTGRAPTLAEQAKARRLFAESLETPGGLRIETIHAFCTRVLQAAPFEANVPPRFEVADDLAQAEMLREARRDLLALVAADPQGAEARALDLLARLAAQDSFESMVQEALRQRALFSDENGRARDPEEMRAGIATFLGIAPDLDAETVKAAFRAELATLPGLTALIEVLGGGSKTRQDFAANLRTLLAGQDDGDPVAFCRRGFITEAGTINSNVRGRGSSAFDGALLATLEALADCLLAAADRLNAIAIRDRSAALALLVTRMLASYQRQKSLRSLLDYDDLIARTRSLLERVEAAWVLYKLDAGIDHILLDEAQDTGEAQWAILRKLAEEFVSGGDLRLKPRTIFVVGDEKQSIYGFQGAAPAAFGEERRALETRVAAAELAFEAISLNTSFRSAPDIMQAVDAVFALPEHARGLVFDGAARPETHDTVRRSAPGTVDIWPIAANDTGEPPDAWTTPVDAPERRSGTVKLAGRIADTLQRWHRDRRDDRGHPFEAGDVMILLRQRGALFEAIVKALKDAGVPVAGRDRLTLAEHPAVEDLVVLGRALLLPDDDLTLATALKTPLIDLNDDDLLRLAPGRKGSLRAALQEAAENEPRYAAAEAKLVHWTSEAGRCGPFRFFADLLGPGGGRNLALARLGAEAGDALDAFLNAALDHERRYGPSLAGFLQHVTGSAADVKRDLSASAGEVRVMTVHGSKGLEAKIVILADLGPEPGAKRLPKILAVPASNGVLVPIWPPASAEDTPATSGAKARVVDQMVEEHHRLLYVAMTRAEDRLIVCAAQPKGEAPKGSWYAMIAEGLAASEAGLQEVGGGDGAIQRFSVTPPAPSEDIATKTGAAKVMAPGWLARPVPREAEPLPPLKPSGALAAANGEERPGDGPFLAEAATAGRLAHLLLQVLPEVPENRREETVRTLAEARGRALRPARRNEIAAMALDLLKAPALEELFADDALAEAPVSGAIRLPDGSVRAVSGRIDRLAVTSDRVIIADFKTAARPPASADAIPATTVAQLAAYAALLREIYPGRRIRALLVYTANLSCFEIGAERLDAALAALACEVSDDTLTASHGLLPP; this is encoded by the coding sequence GTGAAGCCGGGCTGGATCGTCCCGCCGCTGACCAACCAGAGGCAGGCGCAGGCCGCCGATCCGGGGCTCTCCGCCTGGGTTTCGGCCAATGCCGGCTCGGGCAAGACCCATGTGCTGGTCAACCGCGTCCTGCGGCTCTTGCTCGACGGCGTTCCGCCCGGCCGCATGCTCTGCATCACCTATACCAAGGCGGCGGCCGCCAATATGGCGAACCGCATCTTCAAGGCGCTCGGCAACTGGGCGACGCTCGATGCGGAGGCTTTGCGCCGCGCGCTGACGCAACTGACCGGCCGGGCGCCGACCCTGGCCGAGCAGGCCAAGGCTCGCCGGCTTTTCGCGGAATCGCTGGAGACGCCCGGCGGTCTCAGGATCGAGACGATCCATGCCTTCTGCACCCGCGTGCTGCAGGCCGCGCCCTTCGAGGCCAATGTCCCGCCGCGCTTCGAGGTGGCGGATGATCTGGCCCAGGCCGAGATGCTGCGCGAGGCGCGCCGCGACCTGCTCGCTCTCGTCGCCGCCGATCCACAGGGGGCGGAGGCCAGGGCGCTCGACCTGCTGGCGCGGCTGGCGGCGCAGGATTCCTTCGAGAGCATGGTGCAGGAGGCCCTGCGCCAGCGTGCCTTGTTCAGCGACGAGAATGGCCGGGCTCGTGATCCGGAGGAAATGCGCGCCGGCATCGCCACCTTCCTCGGCATCGCACCCGATCTCGACGCCGAGACGGTCAAGGCTGCGTTCCGTGCCGAGCTTGCCACGTTGCCGGGTCTGACGGCGCTGATCGAGGTGCTGGGCGGTGGCAGCAAGACCCGGCAGGATTTCGCTGCGAACCTGCGCACGCTGCTGGCCGGGCAGGATGATGGCGATCCCGTCGCCTTCTGCCGGCGCGGCTTCATCACCGAGGCCGGCACGATCAACAGCAATGTGCGCGGGCGGGGGAGTTCCGCCTTCGACGGCGCTCTGCTTGCGACGCTGGAAGCGCTGGCGGATTGCCTGCTCGCGGCGGCGGACCGGTTGAACGCCATCGCCATCCGCGATCGCAGCGCGGCGCTGGCCCTGCTGGTGACGCGGATGCTGGCATCCTACCAGCGCCAGAAGAGTCTGCGCTCGTTGCTCGATTACGACGACCTGATCGCGCGCACGCGCTCGCTGCTGGAGCGAGTCGAGGCGGCCTGGGTGCTCTACAAGCTCGATGCCGGCATCGACCATATCCTGCTCGACGAGGCGCAGGATACCGGCGAGGCGCAATGGGCCATTTTGCGCAAGCTCGCCGAGGAGTTCGTCAGCGGCGGCGATCTCAGGCTGAAACCGCGCACCATCTTCGTCGTCGGCGACGAGAAGCAGTCGATCTATGGTTTCCAGGGGGCTGCGCCCGCCGCCTTCGGCGAAGAACGACGCGCACTCGAAACACGGGTCGCCGCCGCCGAGCTCGCTTTTGAGGCGATCAGCCTCAACACCTCCTTCCGCTCGGCGCCGGACATCATGCAGGCGGTCGATGCGGTCTTCGCCCTGCCGGAACATGCGCGCGGCCTCGTCTTCGACGGCGCGGCACGGCCCGAGACGCACGACACGGTGCGCCGCAGCGCGCCCGGCACAGTCGATATCTGGCCAATTGCCGCCAACGATACGGGCGAGCCGCCCGATGCCTGGACCACGCCGGTCGACGCGCCGGAGCGGCGCAGCGGCACCGTCAAGCTCGCCGGGCGGATCGCTGATACTCTGCAGCGCTGGCATCGCGATCGTCGCGACGATCGCGGCCATCCGTTCGAGGCCGGCGACGTCATGATCCTGCTGCGCCAGCGCGGCGCGCTGTTCGAGGCGATCGTCAAGGCGTTGAAGGATGCCGGCGTTCCTGTCGCCGGCCGTGATCGCCTGACGCTCGCCGAACACCCCGCGGTGGAGGATTTGGTCGTACTCGGCCGCGCTCTGCTGCTACCGGACGACGACCTAACCTTGGCGACCGCGCTCAAGACGCCGCTGATCGATCTGAACGACGACGATCTGCTGCGTCTCGCGCCGGGCCGCAAAGGTTCGCTGCGCGCCGCCTTGCAGGAGGCTGCCGAAAACGAGCCGCGCTATGCCGCCGCCGAAGCAAAGCTCGTTCACTGGACAAGTGAGGCGGGACGCTGCGGACCGTTCCGCTTCTTCGCCGACCTGCTCGGCCCGGGCGGTGGGCGCAATCTGGCACTGGCGCGGCTCGGCGCCGAGGCGGGTGACGCACTCGACGCTTTTCTCAACGCCGCGCTCGACCATGAGCGGCGTTATGGCCCATCGCTCGCCGGCTTCCTCCAGCATGTCACCGGCAGCGCCGCCGATGTGAAGCGCGATCTCTCGGCCAGCGCCGGCGAGGTCCGTGTCATGACCGTGCACGGCTCGAAGGGGCTGGAGGCGAAAATCGTCATCCTTGCCGATCTCGGCCCTGAACCGGGTGCGAAACGTCTTCCCAAGATTCTTGCCGTGCCAGCGTCCAACGGGGTGCTGGTCCCGATTTGGCCGCCGGCCAGCGCCGAGGACACGCCCGCGACGTCGGGCGCCAAGGCCAGGGTCGTCGACCAGATGGTCGAGGAACATCATCGCCTGCTCTATGTCGCGATGACCCGCGCCGAGGACCGGCTGATCGTCTGCGCCGCGCAACCCAAGGGCGAGGCGCCGAAGGGAAGCTGGTACGCGATGATCGCAGAGGGCCTGGCTGCTTCCGAGGCCGGGTTGCAGGAGGTCGGGGGAGGCGACGGGGCGATCCAGCGTTTCAGCGTGACACCGCCGGCGCCGTCTGAAGACATCGCAACGAAAACCGGCGCCGCCAAGGTCATGGCTCCAGGTTGGCTCGCCCGCCCGGTTCCGCGCGAGGCCGAGCCCTTGCCGCCTTTGAAGCCCTCTGGCGCGCTCGCTGCCGCCAATGGCGAGGAGCGACCGGGCGATGGGCCGTTTCTGGCCGAGGCGGCCACGGCTGGCCGGCTGGCGCATCTCCTGCTGCAGGTCCTGCCGGAAGTCCCGGAGAACCGCCGCGAGGAGACGGTGCGGACATTGGCCGAAGCCCGTGGCCGCGCCCTGCGACCGGCGCGGCGCAACGAGATCGCCGCGATGGCGCTGGATCTGCTCAAGGCGCCCGCGCTTGAGGAATTATTCGCCGATGATGCTCTGGCAGAAGCACCCGTTTCCGGCGCAATCAGGCTGCCGGATGGGTCGGTGCGTGCGGTATCCGGGCGTATCGACCGGCTTGCCGTCACGTCGGACAGAGTGATCATCGCCGACTTCAAGACGGCGGCTCGTCCACCGGCGAGCGCCGATGCAATTCCGGCGACGACGGTCGCTCAGCTCGCCGCCTATGCGGCGCTGCTGCGGGAGATCTATCCCGGTCGCAGGATACGGGCTCTGCTGGTCTATACGGCCAATCTGTCCTGTTTCGAGATCGGAGCCGAAAGGCTCGATGCAGCCCTGGCGGCCTTGGCGTGCGAGGTATCGGACGATACTCTAACCGCCTCGCACGGACTGCTCCCGCCATGA
- the addB gene encoding double-strand break repair protein AddB, whose protein sequence is MPELNLFSIPAGAPFLEVLAQAMLDGRLGPVHDPSDPAAMARATLYLPTRRAARAFTAILADKLGGKPLLLPRIVPLGDVDEVETSLIGSGAWMGERIVPIEPLPRRMLLTRLVDAWGRSANRSHLRLDPSEPSLVPATLAEAYGLAGDLAALLDQMQTERVPVERLGSLDAARFDKVWQLNAGFLGILGEAWPQILADLGACDPAAFRNRMLAAERERLLAGGAKGPIIAAGSTGTVPATAELLAAITRLPNGAVVLPGIDLALPERAWSAIKDEPAPSHPQAALHHLMEVLQATRDDVRELAKPDAPRAARADLAREAMLPASVTELWSDLGQRIPSEAAEAAFAELRIVEAADEREEALIVALALREALEQSGHHAALVTPDRGLAERVAVELRRWDVEVDDSAGLPLGRWPAGSLLRLILEAALAQMTPTTLVPLLAHPLCRLGLSRGAVELGAAALEIGVWRGNAVGRGLAGLHIALDQWDELREGRHVPGPRGRLTIEDRSAATELLRAIERASAPLLEALFLEEPSLAAVFKAAREAVTAFSADEAGQPLAFAGPDGEALSGLFDELTAAETVMPPGGRAQDFVAILDGLLGERAVTRKAPGHPRVAIWGLLEARLLEADHIVLGGLNETVWPPQTTTDSFINRPMRAELGLTPPERRIGQTAHDFVQALMARSVTLTRPRKAGEAETIASRFWQRLQAVTPAPVWQKAMAEGEKLRGLAGLLSAPAHAKPVGRPAPRPPRELQPLSLSVTEVETLYRDPYQIHARKILGLDALDKLIEDPTAQDRGKLLHGIVEDFTKTYPEQLPADALGQVVAIGNRLFHAYDDVPEVRAFWWPRFLLTAGHFIRWEERRRGDIARIGVELGTGASFKLADGSEFRLHGRADRIELTREPSLRIVDFKTGAPPSKAQVEKGFAPQLTLEAELAARTGFKGLAGPMPVSALLYMKLHHDPKGWAKDKPLEFDGEPLADVAARHLENLLKHLDALRSGREPYVSRRAPDYIRYASPYDHLARVKEWSAASEGDDGGEP, encoded by the coding sequence ATGCCTGAGCTCAACCTGTTCAGCATCCCGGCCGGCGCCCCCTTCCTGGAGGTGCTGGCACAGGCGATGCTGGATGGCCGCCTCGGCCCGGTCCATGATCCGTCCGATCCCGCCGCGATGGCGCGCGCGACGCTTTATCTGCCGACGCGCCGTGCTGCCCGCGCCTTCACCGCGATCCTCGCTGACAAGCTCGGTGGCAAGCCGCTGCTGCTCCCACGCATCGTCCCGCTCGGCGATGTCGACGAGGTCGAGACCTCTCTGATCGGCTCCGGTGCCTGGATGGGCGAGCGGATCGTGCCGATCGAGCCGCTGCCGCGCCGCATGCTGCTGACCCGGCTGGTCGATGCCTGGGGCCGCAGTGCCAACCGCAGCCATCTCCGGCTCGATCCTTCGGAACCCTCGCTGGTGCCGGCGACGCTGGCCGAGGCCTATGGACTTGCCGGTGATCTCGCGGCGCTGCTCGACCAGATGCAGACCGAGCGTGTTCCGGTCGAAAGGCTGGGCAGCCTCGATGCCGCCCGCTTCGACAAGGTCTGGCAGCTCAATGCCGGCTTCCTCGGCATTCTGGGCGAGGCCTGGCCGCAGATCCTCGCCGATCTCGGCGCCTGCGATCCTGCCGCCTTCCGCAACCGCATGCTGGCGGCCGAACGCGAGCGTTTGCTCGCCGGCGGAGCCAAGGGGCCGATCATCGCGGCCGGTTCGACCGGCACGGTGCCCGCAACGGCCGAGCTCCTGGCGGCTATCACTCGCCTGCCGAATGGGGCGGTCGTGCTGCCCGGAATCGACCTTGCCCTGCCAGAGCGAGCCTGGAGCGCGATCAAGGACGAGCCCGCTCCTTCGCACCCGCAGGCAGCCCTGCATCATCTGATGGAGGTGCTTCAGGCGACGCGCGACGATGTTCGCGAGCTCGCCAAGCCCGATGCGCCCCGTGCTGCCCGCGCCGACCTCGCTCGGGAGGCGATGCTGCCGGCCTCCGTGACCGAACTCTGGTCGGATCTCGGCCAGCGCATTCCCTCCGAGGCTGCCGAAGCGGCCTTCGCCGAACTGCGCATCGTCGAGGCGGCGGATGAGCGCGAGGAGGCGCTGATCGTCGCTTTGGCGCTGCGTGAGGCCTTGGAGCAGTCCGGCCATCATGCCGCGCTGGTAACGCCGGATCGCGGCCTTGCCGAGCGCGTCGCCGTGGAACTCAGGCGCTGGGATGTCGAGGTCGACGATTCCGCCGGTTTGCCGCTCGGCCGCTGGCCGGCGGGCTCGCTGCTCCGGCTGATTCTCGAAGCGGCTCTGGCGCAGATGACGCCGACGACATTGGTTCCGCTGCTTGCCCATCCGCTCTGCCGGTTGGGCTTGAGCCGCGGGGCGGTCGAGCTTGGCGCGGCGGCACTGGAAATCGGCGTGTGGCGCGGGAACGCGGTCGGCAGAGGCCTCGCCGGCCTGCATATCGCGCTCGACCAATGGGACGAATTGCGCGAAGGGCGGCATGTACCCGGTCCCCGAGGGCGACTGACGATCGAGGACCGTTCCGCCGCAACAGAGCTGCTCCGCGCCATCGAGCGGGCGAGCGCCCCCTTGCTTGAAGCGCTTTTCCTCGAAGAACCGTCGCTGGCTGCGGTCTTCAAGGCCGCGCGCGAGGCCGTTACAGCCTTCAGCGCCGACGAGGCAGGGCAGCCACTCGCCTTCGCCGGGCCGGATGGCGAAGCCCTCTCGGGCCTGTTCGACGAGCTGACCGCTGCCGAGACCGTAATGCCGCCGGGCGGCCGGGCGCAGGATTTCGTCGCGATCCTCGACGGATTGCTGGGCGAGCGCGCGGTGACACGGAAAGCGCCTGGCCACCCCCGCGTGGCGATCTGGGGGCTGCTCGAAGCGCGCTTGCTCGAAGCCGACCATATCGTGCTCGGCGGGCTGAACGAAACCGTCTGGCCGCCGCAGACCACGACCGATTCCTTCATCAACCGGCCGATGCGCGCCGAGCTGGGTCTGACGCCGCCGGAGCGACGCATCGGCCAGACGGCGCATGATTTCGTGCAGGCGCTGATGGCGCGCTCTGTCACGCTGACACGCCCGCGCAAGGCCGGCGAGGCGGAAACCATCGCCTCGCGTTTCTGGCAGCGCCTGCAGGCGGTGACGCCGGCACCGGTCTGGCAGAAGGCGATGGCGGAGGGCGAAAAGCTGCGCGGCCTCGCCGGCCTCCTCAGCGCTCCCGCCCATGCGAAGCCGGTCGGACGCCCGGCGCCACGTCCGCCGCGCGAGTTGCAGCCGCTTTCCCTCAGCGTCACCGAGGTCGAGACGCTCTATCGCGACCCATACCAGATCCATGCCCGCAAGATCCTGGGGCTCGATGCGCTCGACAAATTGATCGAGGACCCGACCGCGCAGGACCGCGGCAAGCTGCTGCACGGCATCGTCGAGGACTTCACCAAGACCTACCCCGAGCAATTGCCCGCCGATGCGCTGGGGCAGGTGGTCGCCATCGGCAACCGCCTGTTCCACGCCTATGACGATGTGCCCGAGGTACGCGCCTTCTGGTGGCCGCGCTTCCTGCTGACGGCTGGCCATTTCATCCGCTGGGAGGAGCGCCGTCGGGGCGATATCGCACGCATCGGCGTCGAACTCGGCACCGGCGCGAGCTTCAAATTGGCCGATGGCAGCGAGTTCCGCCTGCATGGCCGCGCCGACCGCATCGAGCTGACGCGCGAGCCGAGCTTGCGCATCGTCGATTTCAAGACCGGCGCGCCGCCGAGCAAGGCGCAGGTCGAGAAAGGCTTTGCACCGCAACTCACACTTGAAGCCGAGCTCGCCGCTCGCACCGGCTTCAAGGGGCTCGCCGGACCGATGCCGGTTTCCGCCTTGCTCTACATGAAGCTGCATCACGATCCGAAGGGCTGGGCCAAGGACAAGCCGCTCGAATTCGACGGCGAGCCGCTGGCCGACGTGGCCGCCCGCCATCTCGAAAACCTGCTCAAGCATCTCGACGCGCTGCGTTCCGGCCGCGAGCCCTACGTCTCGCGCCGGGCGCCCGATTACATCCGCTATGCCAGCCCCTATGACCATCTCGCGCGGGTCAAGGAATGGTCGGCGGCATCCGAAGGTGACGACGGGGGCGAGCCGTGA